The Larimichthys crocea isolate SSNF chromosome X, L_crocea_2.0, whole genome shotgun sequence genome segment AGGACAGAGAGCTTGGATCTTGCTGGCTCTCCTGATCTTTGCTGGAGTCAGTCATTCTGAAATGTCCCTCTTTGGTTAGAGACGAGCTTTCCACCTCAGAGTAATCCAGGGTGACAGAGCAGTCTGTTTCTGTGCAATCTAGTATATAAAACACTGGTTTCTTATTGGATACAGAGGTGTCTAGTGGTAGGGGTGTGTCACAGGTTGTTGATGAAATTGTACTgttgtcctcttcttctttctctctctcaggagaGACTCCACCCTGTGTGGGAGGATCTAATTTCCCTTCCCAGGCTGCCTTAGGAGTTCCTCCTCTTTCTAAATCTTTACCATGTAGGAGGTTGTCCAGACTTATGGGAGGTgaccgtctctctctgtccaaatCAGTCACCACAACATCCCCCTGGTTGACAAAGTGCATATGATTACTGTTATTGTTTGGACTCGGCAGGTCAAAAGCTTGAGGACCTCGAACTAAAGTGTGCTTCTCCACACTAACATTCATGTGGCCGCTAATTGTTGGGTTGGGAAGATGGGCGGGCTtctgaaagacacaaaaggaGCGAGGCAGAGTGCTGCTCTCTGACACAGATGAgtaaatattgttgttgttgtatggATCATTATCATTTAGCGCGGAAGAGGAAAACCTGGCCAGCGGGCTGATTGGCTCAGTTTCTGCACGTGGAGACGTCACCTTTCTGTCGCAGTCCAGCTCGCGGTTGTCGTCCTGGGCTGAGATCCAGGGTGTCGTCTTCCGCTGGATGGTGCGGCCTGACCGAGGTAGGCTGTTAAACTTGGAATAGTCAGTGGGATTCCCGGTGCCTCCAAATAGCTCAAGATATCCTTGGAGTTCTCGGTCCGCTATGGAGGTCATGGTGTGACGGTGGCGGCGGGCGCTGGAAGAGCGTCCCAGCGGGCTGTGTGGACTCTGAGCCCTCTGCTGGAAGAAGTCAAGCAGGCCTTCCTTGGTGAGCATCTCCACGTCGTTCTCGCTGCTGCTCCGACCAAATACGGCACTCTGATCTGCACTGGACCAAGCAAAACGCTTTTCCTCCAACTCTCTGAGACGACGCTGCCTGGCTGCTTCCTTTAACTCGCGGTCCGCGTTGTcctgagaaaaagaggaaggtgGAGAAAAGTTTAGAGACAGggacacaaataaatgatggtAATATCAAATCAGATGAGGTGATTTCATTTCAAGTGTCGTTATTTATCCCTGAATTCACTAATATCAGAATGGATATTTCAAAGTGTGTCTtacttttgtagttttgtttttgtagcatATTTTTATGGTCATTGTATTCACCAAAGTAATGGAGCATGCAAAACTTGCTTTCCTATTTTAGTCGAATGTTTTTGTGGATGTAATCCTCGAAACAACACAGTGTTTTGACAGAAATGGACAGAACCCACCAAAATAAAACGGAGGAAAGCCTAGATCAGTTATCATAACCAGACTGGAAAGCTCGGTTCTCCGGATCAGTGGTCCAACAACAAGTGGAGCTTCTCCCAGTAATTTGGAGGCAATGGGTGGAAGAAAATGAcatgatatattatattcatCAAGTATTAaccataaataaattaatatattttttacaactGGGATTCCTGTTGTCTTATTTCAAACTTTTAGTTGTGAACAGTCCGGTTTCAACAGCTATGATCCAACGGACGGAAAACAAGCAGCTACAAAGGAGCACTACACCGACACTGACCGTTGTATGTGTGGGTGATCTGGGTATCACTCCATCTACGTCTGACTGGCTGAGAAACGTGAGCAGGTTGTAAATAAGCAAACACTTTAGTCAGTGTTTAAACCACTAAGTGGCCGCACacgaaatgttttaaaaatttcAAAATCCCTCATTTCCCAATAAACTACAGGTCAAAATTAGATCAGGAAGTCTGTTTGGATAATAATTTTACAACTAATATTCTTTTCCAAATAAACTTGGACGTTTCTTTAAATCCTGTGTAACTGTCTTGTGTTTCCTGCCCAGCCTGACTTCTTTTTAGTGATAAGTTTCAAGATCTCAGCATCAACTTGGTGAGTACAATGAGGCCCAAAAGTCTTAAATAAACCAGAATTATCCTTTTACTAAAACTGACCTTGACAGCTTTCTTGAACTTGATGCAGAAGTCCTGAAAGATTCGGAAGCACTCGTCCAGCTTAAAAGTGTCCTTGTCTTCACAGAAGAAATCGATGAGGGTGTTTCCTTCTTTGCGCAGTTCCAGCCTGCGTCTCTTCAGGTCCTGAAGCGTCTCTGCTGAACTCTGAGACATCAGAAGAACACATTTCTTATCCATAAAAACGGTATACACTTTTATGGATGTCATTATCTATAAAGCACTAGAGTCAGCAGAAATGTACAGTGGCTTGGATCcaactttctgtgtgtgcgtgtgtgtgtgtgtgtgtgtgtaatgtgttacataactactgctgcttcacctgcagAAAGGGCTCCAGCTGCCGCAGGAGCTCCTGGTCTCCTTGAACCTTCTCCTCCAGGGTTTTAATGCGAACGTATAAGGAGGAAAACTCCAGCTCGATGTTTTCCACTGAGattctacataaaaaaaaaacattacagcagGAAGAAAATGTGCTTAGAGACAATTTTGGTGATTACATATGTAATTATACTGATCCTAAAGAGCATGACGAGATTTGACAGTATTTTGCTGAATGCAGTGTCAGACTGTCATCCGTTAAAAGGTGGAGATAGGACAACTGTGAGAAAATGCATTCACATATcctgagggagggaggtagggagggagggaggagtaaTCTTGGCTCTCTCTGGTGCAGGAGCTGTACTGACTCCACACAGAGATGACCTTGTGAAGCTGACAGATCCTGACAGCTACCAGCATCACACTGCGCTCTGAAAATGACCCCTTAAAGTACTGCACTGAAGTTAGACGTCAGCTAGGGTAATGAGGCTGGATGTGGTTGTCAATTCAGcaattaataaaaattattaaAGCTCAAATGGTTGTTTACAGAACactaaagtaaaacataaatgaactacacacttaaaatgtatgaataacTAGTTTTCAAAAAAGTTGGTTCCTTTTGTCCTGCACTGTATTGTTGGCCCTGTGCTAACctgcacatgacaaataaacctgaaactttcTGAAGTACCACATTTGCATCATAAACGTGCAACTGATCATTCTCTTTCAGGGAATTTGGCATCACTACATTTACAACTGTGTCTAAAAAACGTCAACAGTTTACCTGGATGCCCTCTGCACATCATGAAGTTTCTCTGGAAACTTGAGCAGCTTCTCGTCTTTTTTCTTTGCCTCCTGTGCAGAGAGACAAATCCAAACGTTCGTTACCGTGCACAGTAAAGTGGCATCGTTGCACTGTGAAGGACAACTCTTTGTTTGGTTATGTAAGTGCTTGGCCAGCCTCTCTTTTCGGTTTCCTGTCACCATCTGCTGTCCACCTGCCCTCCTGTGGTCTTAGTATCTGGACGCAGTTTACTCAAGCACCACTGCTGTGAAAGATTTATATAAAATGCTTTGTGGCTGACTTTAATGGCTCCactttatttcacacattttaagttTGGTGTGATTTAACTGCAGTAAACAGGAAAGACTACAGGAGTAAATCACTGTCTAGTTATGCTAGTAATACCTCATTAATGTCTCCAAGCACAGTAAATTACTTCAATTCAGTGCATCTCATAGACATAGCATGCATTTAGTATTCAAAAACACCAGAGAACcttatattatcattattattataaaataaaaagtatatgCATGAGAAATTTGACTttatgcaacaacaacaacaatcaacaataataataatttcaacaAATAAACAGTCATGTGAAgctttcaacaacaacaagtaaaTTTTATGCTGACACTGTGTCAGAAAAAGGTGGATCTAACTCTCTTGCCCCACTTTGCTGTGTTGTATTGGATTACATATGACAGTACAGGTCTTCGGGGTATTGTGAGCATCATATTGTATAACTGAAGCATTCCCTCACCATAGCGACAAAGTGCAGCAGGTTCATCCCAGGTTTGTTGGCCTTAGTGTCAGCCAATGAGAGGAGGGATGAGAGCTTGAAGCCCACAGCGTTGCCTGCGTAGCCACCCTGAGAACCGCATAGACATAAGTGAATATAGatgtatctatatatttttattgataacaaatcccatgaaaagactgaaatcaaccaatcaatcaagTATTTCATTTACTAACGAGTAAAGAGTattcttctgtgtgtttaaagtaaTAGaccaacatttaataaatatgcttatttgctgCTTAAGTATGAAACAAGAGCAAGGAGCCTATTGGCTTAATTTAGCATGGCGACTGGAGgaagggggaaacagctagcctgcctCTGGGTGAGGTTAGAAAAAGCAGGTTAGGGTTCAGGTTGTTGTATTTTCTTGGGACAGAGCCAAGCTAATTGTTTCCCGGCCTTACACCCATCTAAGCTAAATGTTTCAACCAAACGCAGCGTTTGAGAAATAATAGTTCAAAAAGTACAGAGCCCAGCATGTTAAGGAAATTACTTTGATaacattatgtttgtttttttaaagatttttgtcaTAGGAATGAAATGGCTCGGgtgccacacacaaacattgtctTAAATATATAAGTACAGCCTAATCCTTTAACCCAGACATTACAGAGAGTGATATTAATGTATTAAGTGAACATAAGCGTTGGACTTACAGCGTTCATGATATTTCCGGCCTGCAGCACCAAATGCAGAATGGCATGAAGCTCCTCGCAGCTCATCAGCTCTGCAGGATCAATATGAACTCAATTAAAGAATAAAGCAGATACCATCAGGACGATACTTCACTTCCAGTTACCACCAGGACACAGAGCTATTATCTTTCTGCATTTTGACcatgtggtcttttttttaaattaaaaacagtcaggataaatgttacacactgttGAAAGTTTTCATTGAACGGTGTCATTAAAGGTTCGACTTAATTTGTCCAATGCGGTGTTTAACTGACACCTCTGCAATGCAGTGAAAAGGTCACAGTGCTGTAGGAGAGGGTTTAAAGAAGAATCCAATAAGGGACAGAGAGGTGAGATGGTGTGACTCAGCTAAAATGACACAAGTTCAAGTGACAAAAACACTTCAATATTTCTCAAAGTTTCTTGGGTCAGCACAGAGAGAACTTCCAGAATAAGTTTGGGGATGTGGATACAGGCACGTGTgctctgtttgttattttactgtaagtgacacatgcacatatttaatacaaattaaaaaactcTGAAGCAGCATGATAGATATGGATATAGAAGCTGAGGTAATACGcagcactgaaatgaaacaaaattagCCATAATTTGAAACTTTTATAGTAAGTTAAATAATGTATcatttacatatatacacatatacaaagATGACGCAGCCTTGTCTTTCCATTCTGTCCCCACATCGCTGTATCTCAGGTGACACATTCCTACTTTTTGTTCAGCGCCGCTGACAGCTCAAATATCCGGGTCACCTGTCTAAGCACGTGtgaccatgtgtgtgtatgtgtgtgcgtgtgcggaGGTAGCCGAGCCCGCGTGTTATTACCTTTAGTGGCGACTCGAACGACATCGATCTCGTGGCTCATTACAGCAGAGGAAGGGAAGAACTCTTCGCGGAGGACTATGGCCTCGATCCGAATCTCAAACctgtcagagaagaagaagagtagtTAAATCTGTGATCACATAAATCATGAATCCCTGACTTATTTTAAATAACTAGTTAAGACTGCAGAGAAGTCTAAATATTATACTGTTAAATGTTCTAAATGACAGATGGGGAAacaacatgcacagacacatgcataAGTTGACatatcttttcatttaaaaagtattttaattgAATACTCTCAGAGAGTAGTATTTTTTAGACAGATCATTGTATTACTTCCCCATCATACTAATCTCACCGTCATTGTATCTTTTCTATTACACAAATACTACTTTAGGGTCATGTTAACTCTTTGGAAAGAGAGTGCAGAGGTCCAATTACTCAACCTATGCAAACTTTGGTACATTAAATCGTCAGTAAATGGGCActgtcacagaaaaataaatacgtaTGAACACAACACTTTTATAGGAATACGTGAGAATGAGGAGAACAGCATAAGGTCGTTGGAAAACTCCCACAAAATGCAAATTTGTCCACACAAAGTTATAAAACCACGGACAGAGCAAATTATTTCTTAGTTCAATGACTGTCAAACATTTCCCTGactaaaacaacattatgtTCACGCCATTGAAATGAACTTACTGGGGCACCTGGATCAGGAGGTACATAAAGGAATCTACCAGTGTCAGCTTGTCTGGGTCTCCTTTAAACGCCCGAAGTTTCTTGATCTGTTGtgaaaataagagaaagagGAAGCTCTATTGTTTACTATCTACGTTCACCGTCATTTATCATTGAGTTTTGGTGAAAGCCACACAGACCTCCTCTGCGTCAGGCAGGAGTTTCAGCAGGTCCTTGAGCAGCTCCGCTCCGTAAATCTTTCCTTCCCCATGTCGTATGTCTTCAACAATAGAGCGGTTGGACCTGGAAGATAAACAGTTTATTTCAATTAGGCTCGATGATGAATGGCACAGGTGCTCTCCTTGTAATACTTGCTTCCCCTCAATCATGTCTCATCACCTCTAGTGTCTGTAGTGCAACACAATTCCCAATTACATCACTACTATAAAAGACGACTATTAGAAAACCTTCCTCTTCGTGGACAATATCCAGTAAACTGACACTTTACAATATAATGCAACCCAGCACAGTAGTCCTGTAATAAATACCACCATTACGAGGCTTATATTACTAACTGACTGTATCAGATACATGTTTATTCAAGTCTTGAGGCCACAGTTTGTTGAATTGGATCAAATTCTGTCTGCATCACTGCAGGCGGAGATCATGGTCATTGTAACAGTAAAGCAATACTTTTGGTAGTACGgcatgaaaatatgtttgtcacTATATAAAAGTttcatgtatgtttacatttaatgacTGCTGTATGATTAATGTCtgcttataaaataaaattacatttgcaAACCATGTAAGAGAGGATAAGACATTTAGTGTTCAAGTGTtcaagtgaaataaaactgagaTGGTTTCAGGCCCATCACAGCCTTGGAAGAGCTCCAGCTGTCAGTCAACGTCATTGTTAACAAAGAAAGTGAACGGGTCTTTTATTCCTGTTCATTTTCTGCATAGACAATCTCAGGtaatttacagtttatagtACACTTCCAAGGCTTGGATAGACGTGAAACTAGCTCAACTGAACCTTTAGCACAGATGACGGGCATCTGTGTTAGAAAGTATCTgttacaaacattacatttgtgTTCTCTGTTAACACTAGCATCAGGTGTTGCCTCCACATGCTTacagagcaggtgtgggaggagCATTTTCCCGACTCAAAGGTGGCACCAGCAGGCACCACGCAGCCTgattcttccttttttatttaatgccGGATGGCAACGAGTGACCTACTGTGCTGGAGAGTGGGCTTAAGTTTCCTACGCAGCCCCGATTCATCTgcgttattttttttctgtttaattcatTGAAATTAACACGTTAATTTATGATAATATATACAGGACAGAGGATGAATACATACTGGCGTTGACGTgaaaaaggcacacacacaaaaataatgacTATCTGTGATGAGGTCATTGCTCATACTCGTATCCGACTGTAAGGCTGGCAGTCAAATGTCATTGAAATACAGTGGGGAGCCATGCAAATACACCGTCATGCAAAACAGACACCTAACACACTTTTTGTACT includes the following:
- the fhdc1 gene encoding FH2 domain-containing protein 1 isoform X1; amino-acid sequence: MLVMSCPSSTNEPESCSSEGSSCTTSSNITSDPSSMSGHTHDTLPSLSDAPDTSKHRAPPPPPLPPPPPGAPPPPPPPFSNHNARKKRRVRSFFWKPIPEEKVRGKPNIWTLAVRQQQYQIDVRSVEELFGQQEDAGTGLRGSTPASGNSSRVSRSCSFKESSKDEISILDSKRGMNVGIFLKQFKKSNRSIVEDIRHGEGKIYGAELLKDLLKLLPDAEEIKKLRAFKGDPDKLTLVDSFMYLLIQVPQFEIRIEAIVLREEFFPSSAVMSHEIDVVRVATKELMSCEELHAILHLVLQAGNIMNAGGYAGNAVGFKLSSLLSLADTKANKPGMNLLHFVAMEAKKKDEKLLKFPEKLHDVQRASRISVENIELEFSSLYVRIKTLEEKVQGDQELLRQLEPFLQSSAETLQDLKRRRLELRKEGNTLIDFFCEDKDTFKLDECFRIFQDFCIKFKKAVKDNADRELKEAARQRRLRELEEKRFAWSSADQSAVFGRSSSENDVEMLTKEGLLDFFQQRAQSPHSPLGRSSSARRHRHTMTSIADRELQGYLELFGGTGNPTDYSKFNSLPRSGRTIQRKTTPWISAQDDNRELDCDRKVTSPRAETEPISPLARFSSSALNDNDPYNNNNIYSSVSESSTLPRSFCVFQKPAHLPNPTISGHMNVSVEKHTLVRGPQAFDLPSPNNNSNHMHFVNQGDVVVTDLDRERRSPPISLDNLLHGKDLERGGTPKAAWEGKLDPPTQGGVSPEREKEEEDNSTISSTTCDTPLPLDTSVSNKKPVFYILDCTETDCSVTLDYSEVESSSLTKEGHFRMTDSSKDQESQQDPSSLSSNLESMSPNDQSVSTNELSAPKSVDATSMTPSVTEEWDTESCDTAEGKQVVETDAQRTSRKPVHAKGKANKAPKSTTGRGVRTLTSNESQGMRKVVPISKLTRTGISKKTEAHDSGESRRPLRDQSTPARGRSEKTTRPLRHSSLPPDESKAQKGSVLGGISRWARDSMPRKASIHKPSAKPLRNIPKAAPEEKMCRSTMRALAQAQAQAQDQAQVQAQAQTATSSENSSTHTLTGKSPSSVPGFARNTVASTSRTSKKELAAPSVPSTPSRSPSLLARQTPAKQNRLSPTVQTSEERPQGTNLRRVQSVKAASRSAYRSETPPPPSTRENIRKTSSFSERSVPSRDSAMPSRGAKPGWK
- the fhdc1 gene encoding FH2 domain-containing protein 1 isoform X2; protein product: MLGQGYVGRRQLVETHLVFPDPARSRRAARMRSNRSIVEDIRHGEGKIYGAELLKDLLKLLPDAEEIKKLRAFKGDPDKLTLVDSFMYLLIQVPQFEIRIEAIVLREEFFPSSAVMSHEIDVVRVATKELMSCEELHAILHLVLQAGNIMNAGGYAGNAVGFKLSSLLSLADTKANKPGMNLLHFVAMEAKKKDEKLLKFPEKLHDVQRASRISVENIELEFSSLYVRIKTLEEKVQGDQELLRQLEPFLQSSAETLQDLKRRRLELRKEGNTLIDFFCEDKDTFKLDECFRIFQDFCIKFKKAVKDNADRELKEAARQRRLRELEEKRFAWSSADQSAVFGRSSSENDVEMLTKEGLLDFFQQRAQSPHSPLGRSSSARRHRHTMTSIADRELQGYLELFGGTGNPTDYSKFNSLPRSGRTIQRKTTPWISAQDDNRELDCDRKVTSPRAETEPISPLARFSSSALNDNDPYNNNNIYSSVSESSTLPRSFCVFQKPAHLPNPTISGHMNVSVEKHTLVRGPQAFDLPSPNNNSNHMHFVNQGDVVVTDLDRERRSPPISLDNLLHGKDLERGGTPKAAWEGKLDPPTQGGVSPEREKEEEDNSTISSTTCDTPLPLDTSVSNKKPVFYILDCTETDCSVTLDYSEVESSSLTKEGHFRMTDSSKDQESQQDPSSLSSNLESMSPNDQSVSTNELSAPKSVDATSMTPSVTEEWDTESCDTAEGKQVVETDAQRTSRKPVHAKGKANKAPKSTTGRGVRTLTSNESQGMRKVVPISKLTRTGISKKTEAHDSGESRRPLRDQSTPARGRSEKTTRPLRHSSLPPDESKAQKGSVLGGISRWARDSMPRKASIHKPSAKPLRNIPKAAPEEKMCRSTMRALAQAQAQAQDQAQVQAQAQTATSSENSSTHTLTGKSPSSVPGFARNTVASTSRTSKKELAAPSVPSTPSRSPSLLARQTPAKQNRLSPTVQTSEERPQGTNLRRVQSVKAASRSAYRSETPPPPSTRENIRKTSSFSERSVPSRDSAMPSRGAKPGWK